A single genomic interval of Tursiops truncatus isolate mTurTru1 chromosome 1, mTurTru1.mat.Y, whole genome shotgun sequence harbors:
- the DMRTB1 gene encoding doublesex- and mab-3-related transcription factor B1, with protein sequence MEADLAKLADKMLRAPRCSRCRNHGFLVPVKGHAGKCRWKQCTCKKCYLITQRQKITAAQQVLQKQVSEEEQEVALCAQGPQLASGDAAAVPGSSLRPLPLPAASGDAHPGPEGRATACFLERPQQGWSPGRSTLQPVLGGRGHVGPSKQAAAAMPSSLRPQLGAEAAGRGCPGRLELSRSLRPVPSPPFANFGPPLSVNSDRVVGSGYLEREPSKLYHNCSSMHPYHPFLLRYQDASLTPRVPLQQGFQHMSCSHYNGAGLTLSPRKPAIVPTLYQALGTELQA encoded by the exons ATGGAGGCAGACCTTGCCAAGCTGGCCGACAAGATGCTGCGCGCCCCCAGATGCTCCCGGTGCCGGAACCATGGCTTCCTGGTGCCGGTCAAGGGCCACGCGGGCAAGTGCCGCTGGAAGCAGTGCACCTGCAAGAAGTGCTACCTGATTACCCAGCGCCAGAAGATCACGGCCGCGCAGCAGGTACTCCAGAAGCAGGTCTCCGAGGAGGAGCAGGAGGTGGCCCTGTGCGCTCAGGGGCCCCAGCTGGCCTCCGGGGACGCGGCCGCTGTCCCGGGCTCAAGCTTACGCCCGCTGCCTCTGCCTGCCGCTTCGGGAGACGCGCACCCGGGCCCCGAGGGCCGCGCGACCGCCTGCTTCCTCGAGAGACCCCAgcagggctggagcccaggcCGGAGCACCTTGCAGCCAGTTCTGGGCGGCCGCGGCCACGTGGGGCCGAGCAAACAAGCCGCCGCGGCGATGCCCAGTTCTCTGAGGCCCCAGCTCGGGGCGGAGGCCGCTGGCCGGGGCTGCCCCGGCCGCCTGGAGCTGAGCAGGTCGCTTCGGCCGGTGCCCAGCCCGCCATTCGCCAACTTCG GGCCCCCTCTGAGCGTCAACTCAGATCGTGTGGTGGGGTCTGGGTACCTGGAAAGAGAGCCTTCCAAGCTGTACCACAACTGCTCCAGCATGCACCCCTACCACCCGTTCCTGCTGCGCTACCAGGATGCATCCCTTACCCCGCGGGTCCCCCTGCAGCAGGGCTTCCAGCACATGTCCTGCAGCCACTACAATGGAGCAGGCTTG ACCCTCAGTCCCAGGAAGCCAGCCATTGTGCCCACTCTGTACCAGGCCCTGGGCACTG AGCTACAAGCCTAA